In the genome of Paenibacillus sp. GP183, the window CTTCGTCACATGAGGAATACCGCGCTCATCGGCCCAATCTTGTAAGGCTTCATTCGCATACAAATCAGCAATGCCTATCATTTTCACTCGGGGTAATCTGAGCAGATTGGCCGCGTGTATTTTACCAATTCTGCCAGCTCCGATAACACCAACTTTAACACTATTCATCCCGCTTCATCCTTTCATTTTTCCAGAGGAGCCTAGCCCATGATTACCAACGTGCAGTGACCATCTTCTTTCGAGTATAAAATTCAACACCATCTGTCCCATTGGCATGGAGATCGCCGTAAAACGAGTTTTTCCAGCCCGAGAAAGGGAAGAATGCCATGGGTGCAGGCACGCCTAGATTAATGCCCAGCATCCCGGCATCGATTTGTTCACGGAACTGGCGAACGTTGCTGCCATCCTGCGTAAATAAACAAGCGCCATTGGCAAATTCCGAACGATTCGTAAGCTCAATCGCCTCCGTTAAGTTTGCTGCCCTGACGACTGACAAAACGGGAGCAAATATTTCATCCTTCCATATTTTCATGCCCACTTGTACGTTATCAAAAATGGACGGTCCTACGAAGTAGCCCTTGTCTCCTGCAGCCGCATCCTTACGGCCGTCACGAACAAGGCTGGCCCCTTCACTTTCACCTATTTTAATGTATTCCAGGGCTCTATCCTTTTGCGAACCGCGGATAACGGGGCCGAGGAAAATATCCTCATCCATCCCGTTTCCGATCCGGATTTGATCACTGGCTTCAATCAATTTACGCACCAGTGGATCGGCAACTTCGCCAACAGCAACGACAACCGCACAAGCCATACACCGTTCCCCTGCCGAACCGAATGCTGCTGTGATGATTTGCTGTACTGTGTTGTCTAAATCTGCGTCTGGCATGACGATCGAATGATTCTTGGCTCCCGCAAGCGCTTGAACTCTTTTGCCGTGCGAGGTTCCTGTCTTGTAG includes:
- a CDS encoding CoA-acylating methylmalonate-semialdehyde dehydrogenase; translation: MSVNIPTLKNFINGEWGESSSIRSEPVFNPATEEIIAHVPFSSKEDVNSAVASAAEAFKSWSQTPVPRRARILFKFQQLLVEHWEELAKIVTLENGKSYNEAFGEVLRGIECVEFAAGAPTLMMGKQLPDIATNIESGMYRYPIGVVGGITPFNFPMMVPCWMFPLAIACGNTFVLKPSERTPMLANRLAELFTEAGLPQGVLNVVHGAHDVVNGLLEHPQVKAISFVGSQPVAEYVYKTGTSHGKRVQALAGAKNHSIVMPDADLDNTVQQIITAAFGSAGERCMACAVVVAVGEVADPLVRKLIEASDQIRIGNGMDEDIFLGPVIRGSQKDRALEYIKIGESEGASLVRDGRKDAAAGDKGYFVGPSIFDNVQVGMKIWKDEIFAPVLSVVRAANLTEAIELTNRSEFANGACLFTQDGSNVRQFREQIDAGMLGINLGVPAPMAFFPFSGWKNSFYGDLHANGTDGVEFYTRKKMVTARW